The following coding sequences are from one Triticum aestivum cultivar Chinese Spring chromosome 5A, IWGSC CS RefSeq v2.1, whole genome shotgun sequence window:
- the LOC123102772 gene encoding cyclin-A2-1 isoform X1, with protein MASRKDIPVLIACQGPSGRVTRAQVANSSRRCGVAHPALVPVRTEQKPTAKGKTKRGALDENTCVSAVASAPHPKRRAVLKDVTNISCANSYRNCTAVTKLQLRPTQKVGRNPSKNKQRSKKVPKPPLPAVSGTSFVNDCHNVEEAQKEELSPPKEEPTALLENKGSLLQNTEWNRESGFHEAFFHGRTTGDKFETANSNTGDYAGLNIIDIDKDNGNPQMCISYAAEIYTNLMAAELIRRPKSNYMETLQRDITKGMRGILIDWLVEVAEEYKLVPDTLYLTVYLIDQFLSWKYIERQKLQLLGITSMLIASKYEEICAPRVEEFCFITDNTYTKDQVLKMECQVLNGLGYNLSVPTIKTFLRRFLRAAQASHKAPSVTLGYLANYLAELTLTNYNFLRFLPSVVAASVVFLARWTLDQSDLPWNCTLEHYTSYKSSDIQICVCALWELQGNTNRCPLNAIREKYPHKKFYFSLQFECVANMLSPELAQSLFSRQANDTNPLLINDS; from the exons ATGGCTTCAAGAAAGGATATTCCCGTCCTTATTGCTTGCCAAGGTCCCAGTGGCCGCGTCACACGAGCTCAAGTTGCTAATAGTAGTAGAAGATGTGGAGTGGCTCACCCCGCACTGGTACCCGTGAGAACTGAACAAAAACCGACAGCGAAAGGGAAGACAAAACGGGGAGCTTTGGATGAGAATACTTGTGTAAGTGCTGTAGCTTCAGCTCCACACCCTAAAAGGAGAGCAGTGCTCAAGGACGTGACAAACATAAGCTGTGCAAACTCATACAGAAATTGCACTGCTGTGACTAAGCTACAG TTGAGGCCCACCCAAAAGGTAGGACGAAATCCAAGCAAAAACAAGCAGCGCTCAAAGAAGGTCCCTAAGCCACCTCTTCCTGCTGTTAGTGGAACTTCATTTGTGAATGATTGTCACAACGTTGAAGAAGCTCAGAAGGAAGAGCTTTCACCACCAAAGGAGGAGCCCACTGCTTTGCTTGAAAACAAAGGGTCGTTGTTGCAGAATACTGAATGGAACAGGGAGAGTGGTTTTCATGAGGCATTCTTTCACGGAAGGACCACAGGAGATAAATTTGAAACTGCTAACTCAAACACTG GGGACTATGCTGGTTTAAACATTATAGATATTGACAAAGATAATGGCAATCCGCAAATGTGTATTTCCTATGCTGCAGAGATATACACAAACCTAATGGCTGCAGAG CTTATAAGAAGGCCTAAATCAAATTACATGGAGACTTTGCAAAGGGATATTACAAAAGGCATGCGAGGAATCCTCATTGATTGGCTTGTTGAG GTTGCTGAAGAGTATAAACTTGTGCCAGACACGCTGTACCTAACTGTATACCTTATCGATCAATTTCTTTCTTGGAAATATATTGAAAGACAGAAATTGCAACTTCTTGGAATAACTAGCATGTTGATTGCCTC AAAATATGAAGAGATCTGTGCACCACGTGTTGAAGAATTTTGTTTCATAACTGATAATACATATACAAAAGACCAG GTGCTGAAAATGGAGTGCCAAGTGCTTAATGGTCTGGGATATAATCTTTCTGTTCCCACAATCAAAACATTTCTCAG GAGATTTCTTAGAGCAGCGCAGGCTTCTCACAAA GCTCCTTCTGTAACTCTGGGTTATCTGGCCAATTATCTTGCGGAGTTGACTTTGACCAATTACAATTTCCTGAGGTTTCTCCCTTCAGTGGTGGCAGCCTCGGTAGTCTTTCTTGCCAGATGGACACTTGACCAATCAGATCTCCCATGG AACTGTACTCTGGAGCATTACACCTCATACAAAAGTTCTGATATTCAAATATGTGTATGCGCTCTATGGGAACTTCAGGGCAACACCAACCGATGCCCCCTTAATGCCATACGTGAAAAGTATCCGCACAAAAAG ttttatttctcgttgcagTTTGAATGTGTAGCCAACATGTTGTCGCCGGAGCTGGCTCAGTCGCTCTTTAGTAGACAAGCTAACGACACCAATCCCCTGCTGATCAATGACTCTTAG
- the LOC123102772 gene encoding cyclin-A2-1 isoform X2: MASRKDIPVLIACQGPSGRVTRAQVANSSRRCGVAHPALVPVRTEQKPTAKGKTKRGALDENTCVSAVASAPHPKRRAVLKDVTNISCANSYRNCTAVTKLQLRPTQKVGRNPSKNKQRSKKVPKPPLPAVSGTSFVNDCHNVEEAQKEELSPPKEEPTALLENKGSLLQNTEWNRESGFHEAFFHGRTTGDKFETANSNTGDYAGLNIIDIDKDNGNPQMCISYAAEIYTNLMAAELIRRPKSNYMETLQRDITKGMRGILIDWLVEVAEEYKLVPDTLYLTVYLIDQFLSWKYIERQKLQLLGITSMLIASKYEEICAPRVEEFCFITDNTYTKDQVLKMECQVLNGLGYNLSVPTIKTFLRRFLRAAQASHKAPSVTLGYLANYLAELTLTNYNFLRFLPSVVAASVVFLARWTLDQSDLPWNCTLEHYTSYKSSDIQICVCALWELQGNTNRCPLNAIREKYPHKKFECVANMLSPELAQSLFSRQANDTNPLLINDS; encoded by the exons ATGGCTTCAAGAAAGGATATTCCCGTCCTTATTGCTTGCCAAGGTCCCAGTGGCCGCGTCACACGAGCTCAAGTTGCTAATAGTAGTAGAAGATGTGGAGTGGCTCACCCCGCACTGGTACCCGTGAGAACTGAACAAAAACCGACAGCGAAAGGGAAGACAAAACGGGGAGCTTTGGATGAGAATACTTGTGTAAGTGCTGTAGCTTCAGCTCCACACCCTAAAAGGAGAGCAGTGCTCAAGGACGTGACAAACATAAGCTGTGCAAACTCATACAGAAATTGCACTGCTGTGACTAAGCTACAG TTGAGGCCCACCCAAAAGGTAGGACGAAATCCAAGCAAAAACAAGCAGCGCTCAAAGAAGGTCCCTAAGCCACCTCTTCCTGCTGTTAGTGGAACTTCATTTGTGAATGATTGTCACAACGTTGAAGAAGCTCAGAAGGAAGAGCTTTCACCACCAAAGGAGGAGCCCACTGCTTTGCTTGAAAACAAAGGGTCGTTGTTGCAGAATACTGAATGGAACAGGGAGAGTGGTTTTCATGAGGCATTCTTTCACGGAAGGACCACAGGAGATAAATTTGAAACTGCTAACTCAAACACTG GGGACTATGCTGGTTTAAACATTATAGATATTGACAAAGATAATGGCAATCCGCAAATGTGTATTTCCTATGCTGCAGAGATATACACAAACCTAATGGCTGCAGAG CTTATAAGAAGGCCTAAATCAAATTACATGGAGACTTTGCAAAGGGATATTACAAAAGGCATGCGAGGAATCCTCATTGATTGGCTTGTTGAG GTTGCTGAAGAGTATAAACTTGTGCCAGACACGCTGTACCTAACTGTATACCTTATCGATCAATTTCTTTCTTGGAAATATATTGAAAGACAGAAATTGCAACTTCTTGGAATAACTAGCATGTTGATTGCCTC AAAATATGAAGAGATCTGTGCACCACGTGTTGAAGAATTTTGTTTCATAACTGATAATACATATACAAAAGACCAG GTGCTGAAAATGGAGTGCCAAGTGCTTAATGGTCTGGGATATAATCTTTCTGTTCCCACAATCAAAACATTTCTCAG GAGATTTCTTAGAGCAGCGCAGGCTTCTCACAAA GCTCCTTCTGTAACTCTGGGTTATCTGGCCAATTATCTTGCGGAGTTGACTTTGACCAATTACAATTTCCTGAGGTTTCTCCCTTCAGTGGTGGCAGCCTCGGTAGTCTTTCTTGCCAGATGGACACTTGACCAATCAGATCTCCCATGG AACTGTACTCTGGAGCATTACACCTCATACAAAAGTTCTGATATTCAAATATGTGTATGCGCTCTATGGGAACTTCAGGGCAACACCAACCGATGCCCCCTTAATGCCATACGTGAAAAGTATCCGCACAAAAAG TTTGAATGTGTAGCCAACATGTTGTCGCCGGAGCTGGCTCAGTCGCTCTTTAGTAGACAAGCTAACGACACCAATCCCCTGCTGATCAATGACTCTTAG